The following coding sequences lie in one Thalassoglobus polymorphus genomic window:
- a CDS encoding Na(+)-translocating NADH-quinone reductase subunit A — protein MPIKIRRGLDLPISGVPDQMIDLGAMVKSVAIRGSDYVGMKPTMLVHEGDSVKLGQPLFEDKKNPGVLFTSPGAGKVVSINRGEKRVFQSVVVELEGEDQEKFQSYANSDLTRLDRDAVVENLLKSGLWPSLRRRPYSKTPAVNEVPHAIFVQAIDTLPLAAFPGLILDENPNFFRYGLQVLSRLTEGQVHVCASPGFKTPGADPEDTVSDRVKLQHFEGPHPAGLPGTHIHKISAASEARPVWHINYQDTIAIGKLFATGELSVERVISLAGPQVKKPRLIRTRVGASIEDLTADELADGENRIISGSVLNGSIAEGPFAYLGRYDLQVSVLKEGRDRELLGWQMPGFNKYSVMPVYASASSVDGRAFEMTTNRNGSFRAIVPIGVYEKVMPLDIEPTALVKALLTGDTDQAQLLGATELDEEDVALLTFVDPGKHNFGPALRDILTRIEREG, from the coding sequence ATGCCGATCAAGATTCGACGAGGTCTTGACCTTCCCATCTCAGGTGTTCCCGATCAAATGATTGATCTTGGGGCAATGGTGAAAAGTGTCGCCATCCGGGGAAGCGATTATGTCGGAATGAAACCGACCATGCTTGTGCATGAAGGGGACTCCGTGAAACTCGGACAACCTTTGTTCGAAGACAAGAAGAACCCGGGTGTGCTCTTCACATCACCTGGAGCAGGAAAAGTCGTCTCCATCAATCGAGGAGAGAAACGAGTTTTCCAATCAGTGGTTGTTGAGCTCGAAGGTGAAGATCAGGAAAAATTTCAATCTTACGCAAACAGCGACCTCACTCGACTGGATCGGGACGCTGTCGTCGAGAATCTATTGAAATCAGGTTTATGGCCCAGCCTGAGGCGACGTCCATACAGTAAAACTCCTGCAGTCAATGAAGTCCCGCACGCGATTTTCGTGCAAGCCATTGACACACTTCCACTAGCGGCTTTCCCGGGACTGATTCTCGACGAAAACCCCAACTTCTTCCGCTACGGTCTACAAGTCTTATCCCGGCTCACCGAAGGACAAGTTCACGTATGTGCTTCCCCGGGGTTCAAAACTCCCGGAGCTGACCCGGAAGACACTGTCTCTGATCGTGTTAAGCTACAGCATTTCGAAGGGCCGCATCCTGCTGGGCTGCCTGGGACGCATATCCATAAAATTTCAGCTGCATCTGAAGCCCGCCCTGTCTGGCACATCAACTATCAAGACACCATCGCCATCGGAAAGCTATTCGCAACCGGAGAACTTTCGGTTGAGCGAGTCATTTCACTGGCGGGGCCACAGGTCAAAAAGCCGCGGCTCATTCGCACAAGAGTCGGCGCCTCGATCGAAGACCTCACTGCCGATGAGCTTGCAGACGGGGAAAATAGAATCATTTCCGGATCGGTCCTGAACGGAAGCATTGCTGAAGGACCTTTTGCCTATCTTGGTCGTTACGACTTACAGGTCTCCGTGTTAAAAGAAGGCCGTGATCGTGAATTGCTCGGATGGCAAATGCCCGGATTCAACAAATACTCAGTCATGCCAGTCTACGCCTCAGCGAGTTCCGTTGATGGACGTGCATTTGAAATGACAACGAATCGAAACGGCAGCTTCCGAGCGATTGTCCCGATTGGTGTCTACGAAAAAGTGATGCCGCTAGACATTGAACCAACAGCTTTGGTTAAAGCACTGCTCACTGGTGACACCGATCAAGCACAACTGCTTGGAGCCACCGAACTCGACGAAGAAGACGTCGCCTTGTTGACATTTGTCGATCCCGGCAAACACAACTTTGGCCCTGCATTAAGAGACATCCTGACGCGCATCGAACGGGAAGGGTAA
- a CDS encoding YiiX/YebB-like N1pC/P60 family cysteine hydrolase, with the protein MNSTLIALVIATAPADSATEVIVNSPEDAVCQISAASQTGTLLFSQGDCLAVRAYTNSSYTHVATIVYCNDGTPIVYDSMNGSGVRKMSLSQYLTDQSPDEVQLFHPKRPFSEKEIQCYRDHLESQLGRPYSVKQHITGQRVSGLHCAEYVTDALVEIDWLKVKNAPRVSPASLVEGITTHQVYRTGPVVEIPVMLEPISEPQGRCARMWHDTKECTSRFCQQMSRWVLCR; encoded by the coding sequence ATGAACTCCACACTGATTGCCCTGGTTATTGCAACAGCACCTGCCGATTCGGCGACTGAGGTCATCGTCAATTCGCCGGAAGATGCTGTCTGCCAAATTTCAGCAGCGTCGCAGACGGGGACTCTTCTTTTTAGTCAAGGAGATTGCTTGGCTGTTCGTGCTTATACCAACAGCTCATACACACATGTTGCAACGATTGTCTATTGCAATGATGGGACTCCGATCGTGTACGACAGTATGAACGGTTCTGGTGTCCGCAAGATGTCACTTTCTCAATATCTGACAGATCAGTCTCCGGATGAAGTTCAGCTTTTTCACCCCAAACGCCCGTTCAGTGAAAAAGAAATTCAATGTTATCGCGATCACCTTGAATCGCAGCTGGGGCGACCGTACTCGGTGAAGCAACACATTACAGGGCAGAGAGTCAGCGGGCTTCATTGTGCGGAATATGTCACTGATGCACTTGTTGAGATCGACTGGCTGAAGGTCAAAAATGCTCCTCGGGTTTCCCCGGCGAGCCTTGTAGAAGGAATTACAACTCATCAGGTTTACCGAACTGGGCCCGTGGTTGAAATTCCAGTAATGCTCGAACCGATTTCAGAACCGCAGGGACGATGTGCCCGAATGTGGCACGACACGAAAGAATGCACCTCACGATTTTGCCAACAAATGTCCCGTTGGGTCCTTTGCCGTTAG
- a CDS encoding NADH:ubiquinone reductase (Na(+)-transporting) subunit B yields MKFLRKKLDDLHEQVKPGAKYEKFYALYEAVDTFLYTPDDVTDGPTHVRDGLDMKRMMIMVVVALGPCILMAMYNTGYQANLEIERLVDIGSLPEATTGNWRSTIMDSVGYNPNNLLSCFIHGALYFLPIFIVTQIAGGFWEVLFATVRGHEINEGFLVTGMLFPLTLPATVPLWQVALGISFGVVIGKEVFGGTGKNFLNPALTGRAFLYFAYSSEMTADIWIAAPKVDGYSGATSLGALADAKNTMGMDVITSKLDISWWDAFWGFIPGSMGETSTFACILGAVILIATQIGSWRIMLSTLLGALGSAWLFNYASGPETPNMFLMPAHWHLVVGGLAFGLVFMATDPVSAAMTQGGKWAYGLVVGVTTTLVRVINPGYAEGIMLAILFGNVVAPLIDWAVIQLNIRRRRKRCGL; encoded by the coding sequence ATGAAGTTCCTGAGGAAAAAACTTGACGACCTGCACGAGCAGGTGAAACCAGGTGCCAAGTACGAAAAGTTCTACGCTCTCTATGAAGCGGTTGACACTTTTCTGTACACGCCTGACGACGTGACCGATGGTCCGACGCATGTACGAGATGGCCTCGACATGAAGCGGATGATGATTATGGTCGTCGTCGCTCTTGGCCCCTGCATCCTGATGGCTATGTATAATACAGGCTATCAGGCGAACCTGGAAATTGAGCGACTGGTCGACATTGGTTCGCTCCCAGAAGCCACGACGGGGAACTGGCGTTCAACCATCATGGACTCCGTGGGGTACAACCCGAACAATTTACTGTCCTGTTTCATACACGGGGCACTCTATTTCTTGCCGATTTTTATCGTCACTCAAATCGCCGGTGGCTTTTGGGAAGTCCTGTTTGCGACCGTGCGTGGTCATGAGATCAACGAAGGTTTCCTCGTTACCGGAATGCTTTTTCCGCTAACATTACCGGCGACCGTTCCTTTATGGCAGGTCGCCTTGGGGATCTCATTTGGCGTCGTCATCGGAAAAGAAGTCTTTGGAGGGACCGGGAAAAACTTCCTGAACCCAGCTCTCACTGGGCGAGCGTTTTTGTATTTCGCATACTCCAGTGAGATGACAGCCGACATTTGGATCGCAGCCCCTAAAGTTGATGGTTACTCGGGAGCGACATCTCTCGGGGCCTTGGCTGATGCCAAAAACACAATGGGCATGGATGTCATCACCAGTAAACTCGATATCTCCTGGTGGGACGCATTCTGGGGATTTATCCCCGGCTCGATGGGTGAAACATCAACCTTCGCTTGCATCCTCGGGGCCGTTATTTTAATTGCGACGCAGATCGGCTCTTGGCGAATTATGCTCAGCACATTACTTGGTGCTCTCGGTTCCGCCTGGTTGTTCAACTACGCATCTGGTCCGGAAACCCCAAACATGTTCTTGATGCCTGCCCATTGGCATCTGGTTGTCGGCGGCTTAGCATTTGGACTTGTCTTTATGGCAACCGATCCTGTCTCAGCGGCGATGACACAAGGAGGGAAATGGGCTTACGGCCTGGTCGTTGGTGTGACCACCACACTGGTGCGAGTGATCAACCCCGGATATGCAGAGGGAATCATGTTAGCGATTCTCTTCGGAAACGTTGTCGCTCCGTTGATCGACTGGGCTGTCATCCAACTCAACATTCGACGAAGGCGCAAACGCTGTGGACTCTGA
- a CDS encoding universal stress protein produces the protein MKTIVVATDFSERSDRAIQRAKLLARDFDAKVYLVHVVDDDQAQEIVLAERDVSTQLLEKLTRTLREVNGLNCEFRVVLGKPFSGITSTARDLNADLIIIGPHRRQILKNILVGTTAERTIRTADRPVLTANGVPTGPYRRAVLATDLSAYSKAMILSAKSLGLLDQLNLSLLHVFNAPGIALMNRASLSVEEKQSYLAGERKRASENVASFIEGINIEGLSTILKPDTADTAETICETAIELSAELIVVGTCGRSAVARVLMGSVTEGVLRNSERDVLAVPPLQNGTES, from the coding sequence ATGAAGACCATTGTAGTCGCAACCGATTTTTCGGAACGCTCGGATCGTGCAATCCAACGCGCGAAGTTACTGGCGCGTGATTTCGATGCCAAGGTCTATTTAGTTCACGTTGTCGATGACGATCAGGCGCAGGAGATTGTGCTGGCTGAACGAGATGTCTCAACCCAGTTGCTTGAGAAACTGACGAGGACTCTCCGAGAGGTTAACGGCTTAAACTGCGAATTCCGTGTTGTCCTCGGAAAGCCATTTTCGGGAATCACCAGTACAGCAAGAGACCTGAACGCTGACTTAATTATTATCGGACCGCATCGTAGGCAGATTCTTAAAAATATCTTGGTTGGAACAACGGCTGAGCGAACGATACGTACTGCAGATCGTCCCGTTTTGACAGCCAACGGTGTTCCAACCGGACCGTACCGTCGAGCCGTTTTGGCAACAGATCTTTCCGCGTATTCAAAAGCAATGATCCTTTCCGCTAAATCACTCGGTTTGCTCGATCAACTCAATCTCTCTCTTCTCCATGTGTTCAACGCTCCTGGGATTGCTCTGATGAATCGAGCATCATTAAGCGTTGAAGAGAAACAATCGTATCTCGCAGGAGAAAGGAAAAGGGCGAGTGAAAATGTCGCGTCGTTCATTGAAGGAATTAATATTGAGGGGCTGTCAACGATTCTGAAACCTGATACTGCCGACACTGCTGAAACGATTTGTGAGACAGCGATCGAATTGTCGGCGGAATTGATCGTAGTTGGAACATGCGGCCGCTCTGCGGTTGCTCGAGTACTGATGGGAAGCGTGACAGAGGGCGTATTGCGAAACTCTGAACGAGACGTGCTTGCTGTGCCCCCGCTCCAAAACGGAACTGAGTCCTGA
- a CDS encoding NADH:ubiquinone reductase (Na(+)-transporting) subunit D has product MAAQKNTDVLFDPVLKSNPIALQVLGICSALAVTTQLDKAVVMAIAVTVVVACSNAAISLIRHFIPSSIRIIVMMTVISSLVILVDQVLKAFVPDVADQLSVFVGLIITNCIVMGRAEAFASKNGPFRSFLDGVGNGLGYSLILVVVGFFRELLGSGTLFGITVLPLYADGGFYVRNGLMLTPPSAFFLIGLFIWLLRAFRTDQAAHDPTRD; this is encoded by the coding sequence ATGGCAGCCCAAAAAAATACAGACGTCCTGTTTGACCCCGTGCTGAAGTCGAACCCAATCGCACTTCAAGTGCTCGGGATCTGCTCCGCCCTCGCGGTGACGACTCAACTGGACAAGGCCGTCGTGATGGCGATCGCGGTGACTGTTGTGGTTGCATGCTCGAATGCAGCGATCTCACTCATCCGCCATTTCATCCCATCCAGCATTCGTATCATCGTGATGATGACAGTGATCTCATCGCTTGTCATTCTAGTGGACCAGGTCTTGAAGGCCTTTGTCCCTGATGTCGCTGACCAACTCTCGGTGTTCGTCGGATTGATCATTACAAACTGTATCGTCATGGGACGTGCCGAAGCATTTGCATCTAAAAACGGTCCGTTTCGCAGTTTTCTTGATGGTGTCGGAAATGGCTTGGGATACTCACTCATTCTAGTCGTGGTCGGTTTCTTCCGTGAACTCCTTGGTTCAGGAACTTTGTTTGGAATTACAGTTCTGCCTCTGTACGCAGATGGCGGTTTTTATGTACGAAACGGATTAATGCTGACTCCACCGAGTGCATTTTTCCTGATTGGGCTTTTCATCTGGTTGCTTCGCGCCTTCCGTACGGATCAAGCAGCTCATGACCCAACTCGTGACTAA
- the nqrE gene encoding NADH:ubiquinone reductase (Na(+)-transporting) subunit E, producing MTYEEVGSMFFKSVFSENLALAFFLGMCTFLAVSKSVKNALMLGAAVIVVQGVTIPMNNIIYRKFLREGALAWTGQSWLMDVDLSFLGLISYIGTIAAMVQILELFLDRYVPALYNTLGIFLPLITVNCAILGGSLFMVERDYTLAESATYGISSGIGWALAIACLAGIREKLRYSDIPEGLKGLGITYITVGLMAMAFMAFGGIDI from the coding sequence ATGACTTACGAAGAAGTCGGCAGCATGTTTTTCAAGTCAGTGTTCTCAGAGAACCTGGCACTCGCATTCTTTCTAGGAATGTGTACGTTTCTGGCGGTCTCCAAATCTGTCAAAAACGCACTCATGCTGGGAGCTGCAGTGATTGTTGTCCAAGGGGTCACAATCCCGATGAACAACATCATCTATCGCAAATTCCTGCGAGAAGGCGCACTTGCCTGGACCGGGCAATCCTGGTTGATGGATGTCGACCTGAGCTTCCTCGGCTTGATCAGTTACATCGGAACAATCGCTGCCATGGTTCAGATCTTGGAGCTGTTTCTCGATCGATACGTTCCAGCACTCTACAACACACTCGGAATTTTCCTCCCGCTGATTACCGTGAACTGCGCGATTCTGGGTGGATCGCTCTTCATGGTCGAACGAGATTACACACTCGCTGAAAGTGCCACATATGGAATCTCAAGCGGAATTGGTTGGGCACTAGCAATTGCCTGTTTAGCCGGGATCAGAGAAAAACTCCGGTACAGCGACATCCCCGAAGGACTCAAAGGCCTTGGGATTACATACATTACCGTCGGACTGATGGCGATGGCCTTTATGGCCTTCGGCGGAATCGACATTTAA
- the nqrF gene encoding NADH:ubiquinone reductase (Na(+)-transporting) subunit F encodes MEIFLGILFFTGIVVLLVLCIQGAKKLLVPSGDVKIIVNDQKTLQVPAGGKLLGALAENKIFVSSACGGGGTCAQCKVKILEGGGDILPTEKNHINKKEAKAGERLSCQVAVKQDMRIEVPEEVFETKKWECTVRSNHNVATFIKELVLELPEGEDVNFKPGGFIQIEVPPHHVDYKDFNVEEEYHEDWDKFDIWRFKSTVKEEAIRAYSMANYPGEEGIIMLNVRIASPPPRLPDVPPGKVSSYIFNLKPGDKVTISGPYGEFFIKETQNEMVYIGGGAGMAPLRSHTFELLKERASNRKISYWYGGRSARELFYVDEFRELEEKFPNFSFKIALSDPLPEDNWTGYTGFIHQVLHDEYLKDHPAPEDIEYYICGPPMMLQAVLNMLDNLGVEADNIAYDDFGG; translated from the coding sequence ATGGAAATTTTCTTAGGAATTCTTTTCTTCACCGGGATCGTGGTGTTGCTGGTACTTTGTATTCAAGGTGCCAAGAAACTTCTCGTTCCCTCAGGTGATGTTAAAATCATCGTCAATGACCAGAAAACTCTCCAAGTCCCCGCAGGGGGAAAATTACTTGGGGCATTGGCAGAGAACAAAATCTTCGTCTCCTCGGCATGTGGCGGTGGTGGAACTTGTGCACAATGCAAAGTAAAGATACTGGAAGGGGGAGGAGATATCCTTCCGACCGAAAAAAACCATATCAACAAGAAAGAGGCAAAAGCTGGCGAACGCCTCTCTTGCCAGGTTGCAGTCAAACAAGACATGCGAATCGAAGTCCCAGAAGAAGTCTTCGAAACGAAGAAATGGGAGTGCACGGTTCGATCCAACCACAACGTTGCTACGTTCATTAAAGAGCTCGTCCTTGAGCTGCCTGAGGGGGAAGACGTCAACTTCAAACCGGGTGGATTCATTCAAATTGAAGTCCCACCGCACCATGTCGACTACAAAGACTTCAATGTCGAAGAAGAATACCACGAAGACTGGGATAAATTCGACATCTGGCGATTCAAGTCGACTGTCAAAGAGGAAGCAATTCGAGCGTATTCAATGGCGAATTACCCGGGCGAAGAAGGCATTATCATGCTGAACGTTCGTATCGCCAGCCCACCTCCACGTCTTCCTGACGTTCCTCCCGGAAAGGTTTCCAGCTACATCTTCAATCTCAAACCGGGCGACAAAGTCACGATTTCCGGCCCCTATGGTGAATTCTTCATCAAAGAGACCCAAAACGAGATGGTTTACATTGGCGGTGGTGCTGGAATGGCTCCGTTGCGTTCACACACATTTGAACTCCTGAAAGAACGAGCCAGTAACAGAAAAATTTCATACTGGTACGGTGGACGTTCAGCTCGCGAGTTGTTTTACGTCGATGAATTCCGTGAACTGGAAGAGAAGTTTCCAAACTTCAGCTTCAAAATCGCACTTTCTGATCCACTCCCGGAAGACAACTGGACCGGCTACACAGGATTCATTCACCAAGTATTACATGACGAGTACCTGAAAGATCATCCTGCACCTGAAGACATCGAGTACTACATCTGTGGCCCACCAATGATGCTTCAAGCGGTTTTGAATATGCTCGACAATCTCGGCGTCGAAGCTGACAACATTGCTTATGACGACTTCGGTGGTTAA
- a CDS encoding efflux RND transporter periplasmic adaptor subunit yields the protein MIKFSAFQPIYHCAMLSALSLWAFGNFPSEAYGQNAEDAPQGVSIERAALSLIAPEKFRVPLEVSPVRTLPVVSPMDGVVRDVFVKVGDSIQEQMEIIRLDSQVFAMELKRAQAVHEVAKIALAQATEPKAKQLLEAKLNVAKRELELAAFRSGQTILRTGLSGTVTELFVTPGQFVRAGDLLAKVVDPTQLYVQIPAERGSIEVGKTVPLTIEDQTADATVEAILPPLPEFNPLRELFVSVATARLVIDSKDGRFTPGQSVVSKMVPKFPVAEIQILALKTDTETPDSERMVQVIRDGFVRTIPVQVLGQVGQTHIFVSGRFSPNDELIISSSQSLEDGSWVRPMLLETNAPENPTRTPSPAPAPRTGF from the coding sequence ATGATCAAGTTCTCCGCTTTCCAGCCGATCTACCATTGTGCCATGCTCAGCGCGCTTTCTCTGTGGGCATTCGGGAATTTTCCATCGGAAGCGTACGGCCAAAACGCAGAGGATGCCCCTCAGGGAGTTTCCATCGAGCGTGCAGCGTTATCGCTGATCGCTCCTGAGAAGTTCCGTGTCCCGTTGGAAGTTTCACCTGTTCGCACTTTGCCTGTTGTGTCTCCGATGGACGGTGTTGTGCGTGATGTGTTCGTCAAAGTGGGAGACTCAATTCAGGAACAGATGGAAATCATTCGCCTTGACTCCCAAGTATTTGCAATGGAATTGAAACGAGCCCAAGCTGTTCATGAGGTGGCAAAAATTGCACTCGCTCAGGCAACTGAACCGAAAGCTAAGCAACTCCTTGAAGCCAAGCTCAATGTCGCCAAGAGGGAACTTGAGCTCGCAGCCTTTCGATCAGGCCAAACGATCTTGCGTACTGGGCTTTCAGGCACCGTCACGGAATTGTTCGTCACTCCAGGGCAGTTTGTCCGGGCAGGTGACCTCCTGGCAAAAGTTGTCGACCCAACTCAGTTGTATGTCCAGATCCCAGCTGAGAGGGGCAGCATCGAAGTTGGTAAAACGGTCCCACTTACTATCGAAGATCAAACTGCAGATGCAACTGTTGAAGCAATTTTGCCTCCCTTACCGGAATTCAATCCACTGCGAGAACTCTTTGTCTCCGTGGCAACAGCACGACTTGTAATCGATTCAAAAGATGGGCGTTTCACTCCTGGTCAGTCCGTGGTTTCAAAGATGGTTCCCAAATTTCCTGTCGCAGAAATTCAGATTCTGGCATTGAAAACCGACACTGAAACCCCAGACTCAGAACGTATGGTGCAGGTCATACGTGATGGTTTTGTACGGACCATTCCCGTTCAGGTCCTCGGGCAGGTCGGGCAGACTCACATTTTTGTGAGTGGGCGATTCAGCCCCAACGATGAACTGATTATCTCATCATCTCAATCTCTCGAAGATGGCTCGTGGGTTCGCCCGATGCTTCTCGAAACGAATGCTCCTGAAAATCCAACTCGAACTCCCTCTCCTGCCCCAGCACCACGAACTGGATTTTAA
- a CDS encoding potassium/proton antiporter, with translation MPDTATLILASGILLLLGIASNKLSTRIGVPVLLLFLLVGMLAGSEGVGRIDFEDYSLANSIGTIALCLILFDGGLRTSFKSIRSVWKPAAVLASFGVLITAMITGLAASWILGISILEGLLLGSIVGSTDASAVFSVLRSGGVSIRKRLAETLEVESGSNDPMAIFLTVGLIQLLTGAVAPGPALLGLFLTQLVVGSVAGVLVGYGGVWGLKYIQLGAAGLYPVMATALALFSFGLAAVLDGSGFLAVYLTGIVIGNRRPVFHRGILLFHDAAAWICQILMFMTLGLLSFPSRLMDVAGVTLLIAAVLILVARPVAVFLCASWFRFSFHELLFLSWVGLKGAVPITLATFPMLAGLPGASVMFDTVFVVVLVSALIQGWTLPPAARLLKLEDPEQHPTPVTLEISSLRDIDGDIVDYYVEPGCRAAGRTLRELQFPAGVVVALIARDQEIIMPQGRFQIESGDHVVVVLRPSLRTQVDQYFSRQSDSPEPEPNPEALNNPSIPNRPPK, from the coding sequence ATGCCGGATACCGCAACGCTCATCTTAGCCTCCGGGATTCTCCTCCTGTTGGGCATCGCATCGAACAAGTTGTCGACTCGCATCGGAGTCCCCGTGCTGCTTCTGTTCCTGCTTGTCGGGATGCTGGCTGGTTCGGAGGGAGTGGGGAGAATCGACTTCGAGGACTACTCGTTAGCAAACTCGATCGGCACAATCGCTTTGTGCCTGATTCTCTTCGATGGTGGGCTTCGCACCTCTTTCAAATCAATTCGGTCCGTCTGGAAACCGGCCGCAGTCCTTGCAAGTTTCGGCGTCCTGATTACTGCCATGATCACTGGTTTGGCCGCGTCCTGGATACTCGGAATCTCAATCCTTGAAGGGCTTTTGCTGGGAAGTATCGTTGGTTCGACGGATGCCTCGGCGGTCTTTTCCGTCCTTCGATCGGGGGGCGTCAGCATTCGGAAGCGATTGGCTGAAACACTGGAGGTTGAGAGTGGATCGAATGACCCGATGGCAATTTTTCTGACCGTCGGATTGATTCAATTGTTGACAGGTGCTGTTGCGCCTGGCCCAGCTTTGCTGGGATTGTTCTTGACTCAACTGGTTGTTGGTTCGGTCGCTGGGGTACTGGTCGGTTATGGAGGAGTTTGGGGGCTCAAGTATATCCAACTCGGCGCAGCAGGCTTGTATCCGGTGATGGCGACTGCGCTGGCGTTGTTTTCTTTTGGACTGGCAGCCGTTCTGGACGGAAGTGGTTTTCTGGCGGTCTATTTGACTGGAATCGTGATCGGGAACCGACGTCCAGTCTTCCATCGAGGCATTCTTTTATTTCACGATGCCGCAGCGTGGATTTGCCAAATTTTGATGTTCATGACGCTCGGTTTATTGAGCTTTCCAAGTCGATTGATGGATGTCGCGGGAGTCACGTTGTTGATTGCTGCGGTTCTGATTCTAGTCGCTCGCCCTGTTGCCGTCTTCCTGTGTGCTTCCTGGTTTCGATTTTCCTTTCACGAATTACTCTTCTTGTCATGGGTCGGATTGAAGGGGGCCGTTCCAATTACTCTAGCGACATTCCCGATGCTCGCGGGACTTCCAGGTGCATCGGTGATGTTTGACACAGTCTTTGTGGTTGTACTCGTCTCGGCGCTCATTCAGGGCTGGACTTTACCTCCCGCAGCTCGATTGCTGAAGCTTGAAGACCCTGAACAACACCCAACGCCTGTGACTCTTGAGATCAGTTCATTGCGCGACATCGATGGAGACATCGTCGACTACTATGTCGAACCCGGATGCCGCGCAGCTGGCCGCACACTCAGAGAACTCCAGTTTCCCGCAGGTGTTGTAGTCGCTTTGATTGCCCGTGATCAAGAAATCATCATGCCTCAAGGAAGGTTTCAAATCGAAAGCGGCGATCACGTGGTCGTCGTACTGCGCCCCTCTCTCCGTACCCAAGTCGACCAATACTTCTCCCGCCAATCCGACTCACCTGAGCCAGAACCGAACCCGGAAGCCCTCAACAACCCATCGATCCCAAACCGCCCCCCCAAATAA
- a CDS encoding Na(+)-translocating NADH-quinone reductase subunit C produces the protein MDSETDQNQDAAETNQEAESNFEPNSFLGTLVVAVVLCLVCSFVVSTAAVALRPLQEQNKKIKQQRNVLSAAGLWDDQSTTSNLAEKFENVKIIAVNLPGRDDDAPAAGTINKSVDVKSYNQLKASKDPQQSIIIGDKDVAGIKRREKVSLVYLINDSDGNLQTIVLPIYGKGLWSTLYGYLALEADTRTVKGITFYQHGETPGLGGEVDNPKWKALWPEKTVLDESGEPIIEVTKPGVASDENQVDGLSGATITSVGVEKTIKYWLGDDAFGPFLERIRNDEIDTNE, from the coding sequence GTGGACTCTGAAACTGACCAAAATCAGGACGCTGCCGAGACGAACCAGGAAGCCGAAAGCAACTTTGAACCAAACAGCTTTCTCGGAACGCTGGTCGTGGCAGTAGTACTATGCCTTGTCTGTTCGTTTGTTGTCTCAACAGCTGCGGTCGCATTGCGTCCGCTCCAGGAACAGAACAAGAAGATTAAACAACAACGTAATGTTCTTAGCGCCGCTGGCCTGTGGGATGATCAATCCACCACTAGCAACTTGGCTGAGAAATTTGAGAACGTCAAAATTATTGCGGTCAATCTTCCTGGACGTGATGATGACGCTCCCGCTGCGGGAACCATTAACAAATCAGTTGATGTCAAAAGTTACAATCAACTGAAGGCCTCGAAAGACCCTCAGCAAAGCATCATCATCGGCGACAAAGATGTTGCCGGGATTAAGCGTCGCGAGAAAGTCTCTCTGGTCTACCTGATCAATGACAGTGACGGAAACCTTCAAACGATCGTCCTTCCAATCTACGGAAAAGGTCTCTGGTCGACTCTCTACGGGTACCTGGCACTTGAAGCTGATACTCGGACGGTTAAAGGAATTACATTCTACCAGCATGGTGAAACACCTGGGCTGGGAGGTGAAGTTGATAATCCGAAGTGGAAAGCACTCTGGCCAGAAAAAACTGTACTTGATGAATCAGGCGAGCCAATTATCGAGGTCACTAAGCCGGGTGTTGCATCAGACGAGAACCAGGTTGATGGACTCTCGGGAGCAACAATTACTTCAGTCGGCGTTGAAAAGACGATAAAATATTGGCTGGGAGATGACGCATTCGGACCGTTCCTGGAACGTATCCGTAATGACGAAATCGACACAAATGAATAA